A part of Paenibacillus sp. IHBB 10380 genomic DNA contains:
- a CDS encoding phosphoribosyltransferase family protein: MKNKTISPYYQTTNTHTFNILGDLSVTVSVKENPFQLPLDSLFSMAARINKKRAFLFVSKILGKHIPVDPYISLLSGAALSLLLFKELNENNEQTVELLSEILNGLTGSTDAGTVYRKIQQSRLVLPAPVKFIGFAETATALGHSMYNVFDGGCTYIHTTRELIPSMTSLINFDEEHSHAVSHRCYAIDADVIAGEETVVLVDDEITTGKTALNIIKDIQAKFPRKIYIVASLLDWRTPEDEQRYMELEQQLDITIKLLSLIKGTIEVQGDPILSVPQEAILLVSVIPATEFIYLNDLFESSRGESLNSEGYMNGAPYTKGTGRFGIQQIDNRKTDSSVSAAAKRLAGYRKGENTLCLGTGEFMYIPMRIASEMGENVSYHSTTRSPIHSVHHTDYAVKHGVSFPSPDDYGLANFVYNISPGQYEDLFLFLERDHSIESIEPMLQSFRTKGFTKINVVICGPKFHSLKGDNV; encoded by the coding sequence ATGAAGAACAAAACTATATCTCCTTACTATCAAACCACGAACACGCATACGTTTAATATACTAGGAGATTTATCTGTAACCGTTTCTGTTAAAGAGAATCCATTTCAATTACCGCTAGATTCACTGTTCTCAATGGCAGCAAGGATAAACAAGAAGAGGGCTTTTCTCTTTGTAAGCAAGATCTTAGGAAAGCACATACCTGTTGATCCCTATATATCTTTATTAAGTGGAGCGGCGTTGTCTCTATTATTGTTTAAAGAATTGAATGAAAATAATGAACAAACGGTGGAGCTTCTTTCTGAGATCCTTAACGGTTTAACTGGCTCAACAGACGCGGGAACGGTTTATCGCAAAATCCAGCAAAGCCGGTTAGTATTACCTGCCCCCGTTAAGTTTATTGGCTTTGCTGAAACCGCTACAGCATTGGGACACAGCATGTATAACGTATTTGATGGCGGTTGTACGTATATTCACACAACACGCGAGCTAATCCCATCCATGACCTCGTTAATTAACTTCGATGAGGAACATTCGCACGCTGTATCTCACCGATGTTATGCAATTGATGCAGATGTTATAGCTGGTGAAGAAACCGTCGTATTGGTCGATGATGAGATTACAACGGGGAAGACTGCACTTAATATCATTAAGGATATTCAGGCGAAATTCCCCCGTAAAATCTATATTGTTGCGTCTCTCTTAGATTGGAGAACACCTGAGGATGAACAGCGTTATATGGAATTGGAGCAACAACTGGATATCACGATCAAGTTATTGTCTCTTATTAAGGGGACAATTGAGGTTCAGGGTGATCCAATCTTATCTGTTCCTCAAGAAGCAATATTATTAGTCTCTGTTATTCCAGCAACTGAGTTTATTTATCTGAATGATCTTTTCGAATCGTCCAGAGGAGAATCTCTAAACAGCGAAGGATACATGAATGGTGCACCTTATACTAAGGGAACTGGAAGGTTCGGTATTCAACAGATCGACAACCGAAAGACTGATTCGAGTGTCTCGGCAGCTGCCAAAAGATTGGCTGGATATAGGAAAGGTGAGAATACTCTATGTCTTGGTACTGGTGAATTCATGTACATTCCTATGAGAATCGCAAGCGAGATGGGCGAGAATGTGTCTTATCATTCCACTACCCGCAGCCCAATTCATTCTGTACATCATACAGATTACGCGGTAAAACATGGCGTTTCGTTTCCGTCACCAGATGATTATGGATTAGCCAATTTCGTTTATAATATTTCCCCCGGCCAGTATGAGGATCTTTTTCTTTTCTTAGAGCGGGATCATTCTATAGAAAGTATCGAGCCAATGCTCCAATCTTTTCGCACGAAGGGATTCACAAAAATCAACGTTGTTATTTGCGGTCCCAAGTTTCATTCATTGAAAGGAGATAACGTATGA
- a CDS encoding HpcH/HpaI aldolase/citrate lyase family protein, producing the protein MRYFNYITKEVEKQLFFSAPLSFNNTSNQEVLAYAIGAALYCPATRQTIAEDILTQKNEGLTTMVIDLEDAIGDNQIDLAEESLLQQIFGISSFLKIGSLAYNNLPLLFIRVRSAEQMKRMIAKLEENITLITGFILPKFTPENGTAYFDVISGYNRAKSPSSPTLYGLPILETASVIYKELRMDTLLGIKRILDDNKEFVLNVRIGATDFSSLFGLRRSPDMTIYDIAPIRDCISDIINIFGRMDSPYVISGPVWEYFASRERVLKPQLRLTPFEEILGQPGRKLRMEFITNYVDGLIHEAMMDKENGIIGKTIIHPSHIKPVQSLYVVTHEEFVDATSIVANNNDYLGVLKSEYSNKMNEIKPHLNWAQRIIARSKIYGVLHEEQNYISLLSNHEHAYV; encoded by the coding sequence ATGCGATATTTTAATTACATTACAAAAGAGGTAGAAAAGCAGCTCTTCTTTTCTGCTCCACTCTCATTTAATAACACTTCGAATCAGGAGGTGCTTGCTTATGCGATTGGCGCAGCATTATACTGCCCTGCGACTAGACAAACGATCGCTGAGGATATCCTGACCCAAAAGAATGAAGGGCTCACAACGATGGTCATTGATTTGGAGGATGCGATTGGTGATAACCAAATTGATTTAGCAGAGGAATCCCTTCTTCAGCAAATTTTCGGTATTTCCTCATTCCTAAAGATCGGTTCCCTTGCTTATAACAACTTACCGCTTTTGTTTATACGTGTAAGAAGTGCGGAACAAATGAAGCGTATGATTGCGAAGCTGGAGGAAAATATCACCTTAATCACGGGGTTTATTCTACCCAAATTCACACCTGAGAATGGTACGGCGTATTTCGACGTAATCTCAGGGTATAACAGAGCTAAGAGTCCATCGTCTCCTACGTTGTATGGCTTGCCAATTTTAGAGACGGCATCTGTCATTTATAAGGAGTTACGGATGGATACTCTTCTTGGGATCAAGAGAATATTAGACGATAATAAAGAGTTTGTTCTTAACGTCAGAATTGGAGCAACTGATTTTTCCAGCTTGTTTGGATTAAGAAGAAGCCCTGATATGACGATTTATGATATTGCACCGATCCGTGACTGCATTTCGGACATCATAAATATCTTTGGAAGAATGGATTCTCCCTATGTCATTTCCGGTCCTGTATGGGAATACTTCGCTTCCCGTGAACGAGTATTAAAACCACAGTTAAGACTAACACCTTTTGAAGAAATATTGGGGCAGCCCGGTCGTAAGTTACGAATGGAATTCATCACCAATTACGTAGACGGTTTGATTCATGAAGCGATGATGGATAAGGAGAATGGGATAATTGGAAAGACCATCATTCACCCATCGCATATTAAACCTGTTCAATCTCTTTACGTCGTTACTCATGAAGAGTTCGTTGATGCAACCAGTATCGTGGCAAACAATAATGATTACCTTGGAGTTCTTAAAAGTGAATATTCTAATAAAATGAACGAAATCAAACCGCATCTAAATTGGGCGCAGCGGATAATTGCAAGATCAAAAATATATGGGGTGCTACATGAAGAACAAAACTATATCTCCTTACTATCAAACCACGAACACGCATACGTTTAA
- a CDS encoding TerC family protein, with product MLANFSSFFNWDNLSGVLSDPASWGIILTLVLLEGLLSADNALVLAVMVKHLPKEQQKRALFYGILGAYIFRFLAIGVGVYLVQITWVKVAGGVYLLWIALSNLFDLKVKFARVGNIPLIPYIGKKYDEDEEIQNKGLGFWRTVIAVELMDIAFSIDSVLAAFGVSEKVWVLFLGGILGVLMMRGVAQVFLALIDKYPELEKAAFILIIIIGLKMIAAAFGFEVSHVLFFSVIIGVFVGTIIFSSVRKGKKEVKSV from the coding sequence ATGCTAGCTAATTTCTCAAGCTTCTTTAACTGGGATAATCTATCGGGTGTCCTAAGCGATCCCGCAAGTTGGGGCATTATTCTTACTTTAGTTCTCTTGGAAGGTTTGTTATCGGCAGATAATGCACTTGTACTTGCTGTTATGGTAAAACATCTACCGAAAGAGCAACAAAAGAGAGCATTGTTCTACGGTATACTGGGTGCTTATATTTTTCGTTTTCTAGCTATCGGAGTTGGTGTATATCTTGTACAGATCACATGGGTAAAGGTAGCTGGTGGGGTATATCTTCTTTGGATCGCACTGAGTAATCTATTTGATCTAAAAGTTAAGTTTGCTCGAGTGGGTAATATTCCTCTTATTCCTTATATTGGGAAAAAATACGATGAGGATGAAGAAATACAAAACAAAGGCTTGGGTTTTTGGCGCACGGTTATCGCTGTTGAATTGATGGACATAGCGTTCAGTATAGACAGCGTACTAGCGGCATTTGGTGTGAGTGAGAAAGTGTGGGTATTGTTCTTGGGAGGTATATTAGGTGTGCTGATGATGCGTGGTGTCGCACAAGTTTTCCTCGCATTAATTGATAAGTATCCGGAACTTGAAAAAGCAGCCTTTATCCTTATTATTATAATCGGTTTGAAAATGATTGCCGCAGCATTTGGGTTCGAGGTATCTCATGTATTGTTCTTTAGTGTAATAATAGGCGTATTTGTTGGAACTATCATCTTTAGTTCAGTACGCAAGGGTAAAAAAGAAGTTAAATCTGTTTAA
- a CDS encoding TerD family protein — protein MAVSVIKGQKVDLTKTNQGITNVTAIIGWSAPPEVEVDTSAFLLAQNGKVKGDEDLIFYGNASNSFISYHENSSSERQVKINLTLALPSVEKIAFTLTLYEGELRRQTFSQVSGVYVGFINDTTGQEIIRYDLENNLSVETAIVIGELYRYNGEWKFNAIGAGYSGGLKALCGSYGIEVKDTPNTNQPQPTPIIPPVQPRVVPKPIVPTPAPSPEKPIHLNLSKIELKKKGDTINLEKKSGGLGEILINLNWNQQGKKSSIWKRNQGVDLDLACLYELKDGRKGIVQALGDSFGSLTREPYIMLDGDDRTGSIKTGENIRINGSKLSEFRRILVFTFIYEGVSNWAEADGVVTIKQNGGPDIVVRLDEHDNSRSMVAIAMISNVRDETMSIERIVRHFSGHQKIDEAFNWGLRWVAGSK, from the coding sequence ATGGCCGTTTCAGTTATCAAAGGGCAAAAGGTGGACTTAACGAAAACAAACCAAGGAATTACCAATGTTACCGCCATAATAGGTTGGTCTGCCCCACCAGAGGTTGAAGTAGACACTTCCGCCTTTTTGCTAGCGCAAAACGGCAAAGTAAAAGGTGACGAAGATCTTATATTTTATGGAAATGCCAGTAATTCGTTTATTAGCTACCATGAGAACAGCTCAAGTGAAAGACAAGTGAAAATTAATTTAACCCTAGCGTTACCTTCTGTTGAAAAAATAGCTTTTACACTAACCCTTTATGAAGGGGAATTAAGACGTCAAACATTTAGTCAAGTGAGCGGTGTATACGTTGGATTTATAAATGACACAACGGGACAAGAAATTATTCGTTATGACTTGGAAAACAATTTGTCTGTAGAAACGGCAATAGTTATAGGGGAATTATATAGATACAACGGTGAATGGAAGTTCAATGCTATTGGAGCAGGTTATTCCGGTGGATTGAAGGCACTCTGTGGTAGCTACGGGATTGAGGTGAAGGATACTCCAAATACCAATCAGCCTCAACCGACGCCGATTATACCTCCTGTGCAGCCGCGAGTTGTGCCAAAACCGATTGTTCCTACACCGGCACCATCACCAGAAAAACCAATTCACCTCAACCTTTCGAAAATTGAATTGAAGAAAAAGGGAGATACGATTAATCTCGAGAAAAAATCAGGTGGTCTTGGGGAAATTTTAATAAATCTCAACTGGAATCAACAAGGAAAGAAAAGTAGTATTTGGAAGAGAAACCAAGGGGTCGATTTGGATCTTGCCTGCCTTTACGAGCTCAAAGATGGTAGAAAAGGGATCGTTCAAGCATTGGGAGATTCCTTTGGTTCACTCACTCGCGAACCTTATATTATGCTAGATGGGGATGATAGAACCGGTTCTATCAAGACGGGGGAAAATATAAGAATCAATGGCAGTAAGCTCTCTGAGTTCCGAAGAATTCTCGTATTCACCTTTATTTATGAGGGAGTATCGAATTGGGCTGAGGCGGATGGAGTTGTAACCATTAAACAAAATGGTGGGCCAGATATCGTGGTTAGATTGGACGAGCATGATAACAGTCGTTCAATGGTTGCTATTGCTATGATCTCAAATGTAAGGGATGAGACTATGAGTATTGAGAGAATCGTACGACATTTTTCGGGACATCAGAAAATTGACGAGGCTTTTAATTGGGGCTTACGATGGGTAGCAGGGAGTAAATAA
- a CDS encoding TerD family protein, producing MTINLSKGQRIDLTKTNPGLTKVIVGLGWDTNKYNGGADFDLDASAFLLHEDGKAKGEADFVFYNNLNAYDGAVLHTGDNRTGEGDGDDEEIIIDFNKVPVNISRIGITVTIHDAAQRGQNFGQVSSAFVRVVNEANKNEILRYDLGEDFSTETAVVFCEFYRQGGDWKFQAIGSGFAGGLESLVKNYGLA from the coding sequence ATGACTATTAACTTGTCCAAAGGTCAACGGATTGATCTTACCAAGACAAATCCTGGTCTTACAAAGGTGATTGTCGGTTTAGGCTGGGATACCAACAAATACAATGGTGGTGCTGATTTTGACCTTGATGCCTCTGCCTTCTTGTTACATGAAGATGGCAAAGCAAAAGGCGAGGCCGATTTCGTATTCTACAATAATCTCAATGCTTATGATGGAGCAGTCTTACATACAGGTGATAATCGCACAGGCGAGGGCGATGGAGATGACGAGGAGATTATCATTGATTTCAATAAAGTTCCTGTTAACATCTCCCGGATCGGTATTACGGTTACTATTCACGATGCAGCTCAACGTGGCCAGAACTTCGGTCAAGTCAGTAGCGCTTTTGTACGTGTAGTAAACGAAGCTAACAAAAATGAAATTCTTCGATATGATTTGGGTGAAGACTTCTCCACTGAAACAGCCGTTGTTTTTTGCGAGTTCTACCGTCAAGGTGGCGATTGGAAATTCCAAGCCATAGGTAGCGGTTTTGCTGGTGGTTTAGAATCATTGGTTAAGAACTACGGCTTAGCTTAA
- a CDS encoding TerD family protein yields MAINLSKGQKVDLTKTNPGLSKITVGLGWDTNKYDGGGQFDLDVSVFCVNALGKVDNEKNFVFYNNLQNENGSVVHTGDNRSGDGDGDDEQIKIDLLSVPTTIEKIAFTITIDAAAERNQNFGQVANAYARIVSEDSDEELIRFDLGEDFSIETGVVVGELYRNNGEWKFSAVGSGYKDGLAGLTKDYGLQ; encoded by the coding sequence ATGGCAATTAATCTTTCAAAAGGTCAAAAGGTAGATCTTACCAAGACAAATCCGGGACTCTCAAAAATTACAGTTGGTCTAGGCTGGGACACAAATAAGTATGATGGCGGCGGTCAGTTCGATCTTGATGTTTCTGTTTTCTGCGTAAACGCATTAGGGAAAGTTGACAACGAGAAGAACTTTGTGTTCTACAACAATCTTCAAAACGAAAATGGTTCTGTAGTCCATACCGGTGACAACCGTTCGGGTGATGGTGATGGTGACGACGAGCAAATCAAAATTGATTTATTGAGCGTTCCAACAACCATTGAAAAAATCGCATTTACGATCACAATTGATGCTGCTGCTGAACGAAACCAAAACTTCGGTCAGGTAGCTAATGCCTACGCACGTATCGTCAGTGAAGATTCAGATGAAGAATTGATCCGTTTTGACCTTGGCGAGGACTTCTCCATTGAAACTGGAGTGGTTGTTGGTGAGTTGTATCGTAACAATGGCGAATGGAAGTTCTCTGCTGTTGGAAGTGGCTACAAAGATGGTCTTGCGGGTCTAACTAAAGATTACGGACTGCAATAA